Proteins from one Lonchura striata isolate bLonStr1 chromosome 6, bLonStr1.mat, whole genome shotgun sequence genomic window:
- the LOC144246444 gene encoding olfactory receptor 14J1-like, with product MSNSSSISHFLLLALADTRQLQLLHFCLFLGISLAALLGNGLIISAVACGHHLHTPMFFFLLNLALSDLGSICTTVPKAMHNSLWDTSIISYTGCAAQLFFFVFCTTTEFSLLTIMCYDRYMSICKPLHYGTLLGSRACAHMASAAWASAFLYSLLHTANTFSLSLCHGNSLGQFFCEIPQILKLSCSYSKLRELGLLAVSMSLGVGCFVFIVFSYVQIFRAVLRIPSEQGRHKAFSTCLPHLAVLSLFISTVMFAYLKPPSMSSPSLDLALSVLYSVVPPTLNPLIYSFRNQELKAAVWRLMTLPFQKH from the coding sequence atgtccaacagcagctccatcagccacttcctcctgctggcactggcagacacgcggcagctgcagctcctgcacttctgcctcttcctgggcatctccctggctgccctcctgggcaacggcctcatcatcagcgccgtagcctgcggccaccacctgcacacgcccatgttcttcttcctgctcaacctggccctcagcgacctgggctccatctgcaccactgtccccaaagccatgcacaattccctctgggacaccagcatcatctcctacacaggatgtgctgcccagctctttttttttgtgttttgcacTACCACAGAGTTTTctctcctgaccatcatgtgctacgaccgctacatgtccatctgcaaacccctgcactacgggaccctcctgggcagcagagcttgtgcccacatggcatcagctgcctgggccagtgcctttctctattcactgctgcacacagccaatacattttccctgtccctgtgccatggcaattccctgggccagttcttctgtgaaatcccacagatcctcaagctctcctgctcatATTCTAaactcagggaacttgggcttcttgctgTTAGTATGTCTTTAGGAGTCggatgttttgtgttcattgttttctcctatgtgcagatcttcagggctgtgctgaggatcccctctgagcagggacggcacaaagccttttccacctgcctccctcacctggctgtgctcTCCCTGTTTATCAGCACTGTAATGTTTGCCTACCTGAAGCCTCCctccatgtcctccccatccctggatctggccctttcagttctgtactcggtggtgcctccaaccctgaaccccctcatctataGCTttaggaaccaggagctcaaggctgcagtgtggagacTGATGACTTTgccatttcagaaacattaa